A window of Phycobacter azelaicus contains these coding sequences:
- the hspQ gene encoding heat shock protein HspQ translates to MLRTRAKYNLGQIVRHRKHPFRGVVFDVDPTFANTEEWYEAIPEDSRPVKDQPFYHLLAENDQTYYVAYVSEQNLVADYSGEPVSHPDVPEMFGQFDGATYSLQYQLN, encoded by the coding sequence ATGTTGAGAACGCGCGCAAAATATAACCTGGGCCAGATCGTCCGCCACCGGAAGCATCCCTTCCGCGGGGTGGTGTTCGATGTGGACCCGACCTTTGCCAACACAGAGGAATGGTACGAAGCCATCCCCGAGGACAGCAGGCCGGTCAAAGACCAGCCGTTCTACCACCTTTTGGCTGAAAACGATCAGACCTATTACGTTGCTTATGTGTCCGAGCAGAACCTTGTGGCCGATTATTCTGGCGAGCCGGTCAGCCATCCGGACGTACCAGAGATGTTCGGACAATTTGATGGTGCTACATACTCCCTGCAGTACCAGCTGAACTAG
- a CDS encoding LolA family protein: protein MKQILFAIAFVLAAPAAYAAEKLSLNELSAYLNGLTTAEAPFTQINDDGSLSTGKLYIHRPGRMRFEYDGENGATVVAGSGSVVIHDPKSNQPPETYPLKRTPLSIILAKNVDLARAGMVVGHQFDGTSTILQAQDPENPEQGGLELMFTGDPVELRKWVVYDSAGGKTTVILGALETGGKLSSFLFNTGAGSKSR from the coding sequence ATGAAACAGATCCTATTCGCAATCGCGTTTGTTCTTGCGGCGCCGGCTGCATATGCGGCTGAAAAGCTGAGCCTCAATGAGCTGTCCGCCTATCTCAACGGGCTGACCACGGCCGAGGCGCCCTTTACCCAGATCAATGATGATGGGAGCCTGTCTACCGGCAAGCTCTATATCCATCGCCCTGGCCGGATGCGGTTTGAATATGACGGGGAAAATGGCGCGACCGTTGTGGCTGGATCGGGATCCGTTGTGATTCATGACCCTAAATCGAACCAGCCGCCCGAAACCTACCCCCTGAAACGTACGCCTTTGTCTATCATATTGGCCAAGAATGTGGATTTGGCGCGAGCGGGCATGGTGGTCGGGCATCAATTCGATGGGACCTCGACGATTCTGCAAGCACAGGATCCCGAGAATCCAGAGCAGGGCGGGCTTGAACTGATGTTCACCGGTGATCCCGTAGAGCTGCGCAAGTGGGTTGTCTATGACAGTGCCGGGGGAAAGACGACGGTGATCCTTGGCGCACTTGAGACGGGTGGGAAACTGTCGTCTTTTCTCTTCAATACCGGAGCAGGCAGCAAGTCGCGCTGA
- a CDS encoding amidase: MHEWLKMTAAELGRGIGAGEIDPIDLTGCYLDAIDAHPLRDRIYAEVTHDRALAEAEAASKRAKLDLRRSALDGVPISWKDLFDSAGTRTEAGSDLLKGRVPERDARVLESATSMGTVCLGKTHMSELAFSGLGLNPVKATPPCVSNEGAVPGGSSSGAAASVAFGLAACGIGSDTGGSVRIPSAWNNLVGLKTTSGRISLEGVVPLCLKFDTVGPLARSVEDAGLMLGLMEGTNGPDLRNPPTLKGRRFADLRTIARDDLEPGVAAAHVETLGKLKAAGAEIVPLEVPQLQEAMDLSAILYTTEAYGLWKDVIESSPEVMFAEILERFRAGAQFSGPDYVAAWAKLEQCRMVWDQAVSGFDGVLTPTCPILPPNMDRLEKDRDYYVKANLLTLRNTRIGNLMGLCALTLPTGKASCGLQILGQPDCEEALLRIGAGVEAVLL, from the coding sequence ATGCATGAGTGGCTGAAGATGACTGCGGCAGAGCTGGGACGCGGAATCGGTGCGGGAGAGATCGATCCGATTGACCTGACCGGCTGTTATCTGGATGCCATCGATGCTCATCCTCTGCGCGATAGGATTTATGCCGAGGTCACTCATGACCGCGCTCTTGCCGAGGCCGAGGCCGCCTCCAAGCGGGCCAAGCTGGATCTGCGGCGATCGGCTCTAGATGGGGTGCCGATCAGCTGGAAAGATCTGTTCGACAGCGCCGGAACCAGGACTGAAGCGGGATCAGACCTTCTGAAAGGTCGCGTGCCTGAGCGCGATGCGCGTGTTCTGGAAAGTGCCACCTCCATGGGAACGGTATGTCTGGGCAAGACGCATATGAGCGAGCTGGCCTTCTCCGGTCTTGGCCTCAACCCCGTAAAAGCAACCCCACCTTGTGTGAGTAATGAAGGTGCTGTTCCCGGCGGGTCGTCTTCCGGTGCCGCGGCTTCGGTTGCCTTTGGTCTGGCCGCTTGCGGGATCGGCTCTGATACGGGCGGATCGGTGCGGATTCCCTCGGCTTGGAATAACCTTGTCGGGCTCAAGACCACCTCGGGCCGTATCAGCCTTGAAGGAGTCGTGCCTCTGTGCCTCAAGTTCGATACCGTCGGCCCATTGGCCCGCTCGGTCGAAGATGCCGGTCTGATGTTGGGTCTCATGGAGGGCACCAACGGCCCGGATCTGCGCAACCCGCCAACGCTGAAAGGCCGCCGCTTTGCCGATCTGCGCACAATCGCACGTGATGATTTGGAACCGGGGGTTGCAGCGGCCCATGTCGAAACTCTGGGCAAGCTGAAGGCGGCTGGCGCCGAAATCGTGCCACTTGAGGTGCCGCAGCTGCAAGAGGCTATGGATCTCAGCGCCATCCTCTACACGACCGAGGCCTACGGGCTTTGGAAGGACGTCATCGAGTCCAGCCCCGAGGTGATGTTTGCCGAAATCCTTGAACGCTTCCGGGCGGGCGCCCAGTTCAGCGGGCCCGATTATGTGGCCGCTTGGGCTAAGCTGGAGCAGTGCCGCATGGTCTGGGATCAGGCGGTTTCGGGCTTTGACGGGGTGTTGACGCCAACATGCCCTATCCTTCCGCCCAACATGGACCGGCTGGAGAAGGATCGCGATTACTACGTCAAGGCCAACCTTCTGACCCTGCGCAACACACGGATTGGAAATCTGATGGGCCTTTGCGCCCTGACCTTGCCGACTGGCAAGGCGTCCTGTGGGTTGCAGATCCTGGGTCAGCCCGACTGCGAAGAGGCGCTGCTGAGAATCGGAGCGGGGGTAGAAGCCGTCTTGTTGTGA
- a CDS encoding lytic transglycosylase has product MSRIIVALILLLAVASCGGGYKSPPRNLDNACSIIKQRPEYLKAFRATERRWGVPVHVQMATIYHESRFDGDARTPHRYLLGVIPMGRQSSAYGYSQALDGTWDEYRRETGKRRAKRDRIRDASDFMGWYMNKTRERNGIPLYDARNQYLAYHEGHSGYARGTYRRKSWLIRVADKVEDRALMYQAQLAACRKFR; this is encoded by the coding sequence ATGAGCAGAATCATCGTCGCCCTGATCCTCCTGTTGGCAGTTGCCTCCTGTGGAGGTGGGTACAAGTCTCCGCCGCGTAACCTTGATAACGCCTGCAGCATTATCAAGCAGCGGCCGGAATACCTGAAGGCCTTCCGCGCGACCGAGCGCCGCTGGGGCGTTCCAGTGCATGTGCAGATGGCTACGATCTATCACGAAAGCCGGTTTGACGGCGATGCCCGTACGCCGCATCGCTATCTTCTGGGGGTCATCCCGATGGGCCGCCAGTCAAGCGCCTATGGCTATAGCCAGGCACTGGACGGGACCTGGGACGAGTATCGCCGCGAAACCGGAAAGCGCCGCGCCAAGCGGGACCGGATCCGGGACGCTTCGGATTTCATGGGCTGGTATATGAACAAAACCCGTGAACGGAACGGCATCCCGCTATATGATGCGCGCAACCAATATCTTGCCTATCACGAGGGCCACAGCGGCTATGCCCGCGGCACCTATCGCAGGAAGTCCTGGCTCATCCGTGTCGCAGACAAAGTCGAAGATCGCGCGCTGATGTATCAGGCGCAGCTTGCCGCTTGCCGAAAGTTTCGATGA
- a CDS encoding Trm112 family protein, whose translation MSEEQNQSPAFDRRMLEALVCPVTNAVLEYDAEAQELISKPANLAFPIRGGIPVMLVDEARPLE comes from the coding sequence ATGAGCGAAGAGCAGAACCAGTCGCCCGCCTTTGACCGACGCATGTTGGAGGCGCTCGTCTGCCCTGTGACCAATGCGGTGCTCGAATACGACGCTGAGGCGCAGGAGCTGATCTCCAAGCCCGCCAACCTGGCCTTCCCGATCCGGGGTGGCATCCCGGTGATGCTGGTGGACGAGGCGCGCCCGCTGGAGTGA
- a CDS encoding AEC family transporter, with the protein MNLAVTVLEIVAPVFLLAGVGFTWVRLGFEYRIQFVTRLAMTLAVPCLIFTALMKTELDKSAIGWFVLAALAGHALLALVGAALVRIMQLERRSYLAPFIFGNTGNLGIPLSLFAFGDAGLGYAVAMLAVSAVLSFTFGIYLVAGEGGGSKALREPMVWATLVGALFLWQGWQTPLFLTNALDLIGQMAIPLMLITLGVAVARLTPGKTGLAIALSLIKVTLSAAIGWGLGLAFGLDYTAFGVLVLQLATPVAVTSYLLAEKFEADAQAVAGMVVVSTLMSVAALPLLLSLLLEM; encoded by the coding sequence GTGAACCTTGCTGTAACAGTGCTCGAGATCGTAGCCCCTGTCTTCCTTCTGGCAGGTGTTGGTTTCACCTGGGTGCGCCTCGGTTTTGAATACAGAATTCAGTTTGTTACCAGACTGGCGATGACTCTGGCCGTGCCCTGCTTGATCTTCACTGCCCTGATGAAGACCGAGCTGGATAAGAGCGCGATAGGCTGGTTCGTGCTCGCCGCCTTGGCAGGGCATGCCCTTCTGGCGCTCGTCGGTGCTGCACTGGTCCGGATCATGCAACTCGAGCGGCGCAGTTATCTTGCCCCCTTCATATTTGGCAACACCGGCAACCTGGGCATTCCCCTTTCCCTTTTTGCCTTTGGGGACGCAGGTCTCGGCTATGCGGTGGCGATGCTGGCGGTCTCGGCCGTCCTATCCTTTACCTTCGGGATCTACCTCGTCGCCGGTGAAGGCGGTGGCAGCAAGGCCCTCCGCGAACCAATGGTCTGGGCGACTCTGGTGGGGGCGCTCTTCCTGTGGCAAGGCTGGCAGACGCCCCTGTTCCTGACAAATGCGCTGGATCTGATCGGCCAGATGGCCATTCCGCTGATGCTGATCACGCTTGGTGTTGCCGTGGCGCGGCTGACCCCGGGAAAGACCGGTCTGGCGATTGCACTGTCGCTGATCAAGGTCACGCTCAGCGCCGCCATTGGATGGGGGCTTGGACTGGCATTTGGCCTTGATTACACCGCCTTCGGCGTGCTGGTTCTGCAATTGGCAACGCCCGTTGCCGTAACCTCGTACCTGCTTGCCGAAAAGTTCGAAGCGGATGCTCAGGCCGTGGCCGGCATGGTCGTGGTTTCGACCCTGATGTCCGTTGCAGCCTTGCCTCTGCTTCTGTCCCTGCTTCTGGAAATGTGA
- a CDS encoding gamma-glutamyltransferase family protein gives MRDFQQPGRSAVFAQNGMCATSHPVAASAAIDILKQGGNAMDAAIAGAVLLGICEPQMTGIGGDCFVLYNRPGSEEIHALNGSGQAPAAANAADLRAEGLKTIPLQSPHAVSVPGAIDAFCHLSENEGKLGLDTILAPAIHYAENGVPVAPRVAFDWANDADTLQGSARESYLFGGKAPSVGQIFRAPGQAEVLRRIAKSGRDAFYTGEVAEDMVAALNALGGVHTADDFAATACMKTTPVAGDYKGIDLVEHPPNGQGATAILMLNILKHFEIAGMAPFGAERAHIEAEAAKLAYDARNRFIADPDHTSRLEHMLAPETAAKLAALIDPKRAMAAAAPISEAVHKDTIYITVVDKDRMAVSLIYSIFHGFGSGIASEKFGILLQNRGAGFTLEEGHANELGGGKRPMHTIIPGMLRQNGKVIMPFGVMGGSYQPNGHARFVSNITDFGMDPQAAMDAPRSFSDAGVLKVERGYSDAVRQELADMGHSVEIPETAIGGSQAIRIHEGDLLEGASDPRKDGCALGY, from the coding sequence ATGCGCGACTTTCAACAACCGGGACGATCTGCAGTTTTTGCTCAAAATGGGATGTGTGCCACGTCACACCCAGTGGCAGCAAGCGCTGCCATCGACATTCTCAAACAAGGCGGCAACGCTATGGATGCTGCCATCGCCGGTGCAGTGCTTTTGGGGATTTGCGAACCTCAGATGACCGGAATCGGTGGCGACTGCTTCGTGCTCTATAACCGCCCCGGCAGTGAAGAAATCCACGCGCTCAATGGTTCGGGCCAGGCGCCAGCTGCCGCAAATGCCGCAGACTTGCGCGCTGAAGGGCTTAAGACCATCCCCCTGCAAAGCCCACACGCTGTATCCGTTCCCGGGGCAATCGATGCGTTCTGCCACCTCTCTGAAAACGAAGGCAAACTGGGTCTCGACACCATCCTTGCACCCGCAATTCACTACGCCGAAAACGGTGTGCCCGTGGCACCGCGGGTAGCATTTGACTGGGCCAATGACGCAGACACACTTCAGGGTTCGGCGCGCGAAAGCTATCTGTTCGGTGGCAAAGCACCCTCGGTCGGACAGATCTTCCGCGCGCCCGGTCAAGCCGAAGTCCTGCGGCGCATTGCCAAGAGCGGGCGCGATGCCTTCTACACCGGAGAAGTAGCCGAAGACATGGTTGCTGCTCTCAATGCTCTTGGCGGGGTCCATACCGCTGACGACTTTGCCGCTACGGCCTGCATGAAAACCACGCCTGTTGCAGGAGACTACAAAGGCATCGACTTGGTAGAGCATCCGCCCAACGGCCAGGGGGCAACAGCCATCCTCATGCTGAACATCCTCAAACACTTCGAAATCGCTGGTATGGCCCCATTTGGCGCCGAACGCGCTCACATCGAAGCCGAAGCAGCCAAGCTCGCCTATGATGCCCGCAACCGTTTCATCGCCGATCCGGATCATACAAGCCGCCTGGAGCACATGCTGGCGCCGGAAACGGCCGCAAAACTGGCCGCGCTCATCGATCCGAAACGCGCCATGGCCGCTGCCGCACCGATCAGCGAGGCAGTGCACAAGGACACGATCTACATCACCGTTGTAGACAAGGACCGTATGGCAGTCTCACTGATCTATTCGATCTTCCACGGCTTCGGCTCGGGCATCGCTTCAGAGAAGTTTGGCATCCTGCTGCAAAACCGCGGCGCAGGCTTTACCCTCGAAGAAGGCCACGCAAACGAGCTGGGCGGTGGCAAGCGCCCCATGCACACGATCATTCCCGGTATGCTGCGTCAGAACGGCAAGGTCATCATGCCCTTCGGCGTCATGGGCGGGTCCTATCAACCCAACGGCCACGCGCGCTTTGTCTCAAACATCACCGATTTCGGTATGGATCCTCAGGCCGCAATGGATGCGCCGCGCAGCTTCTCGGATGCAGGTGTATTGAAGGTGGAACGCGGCTATTCAGATGCCGTGCGCCAAGAGCTTGCAGACATGGGTCACTCCGTCGAAATTCCGGAAACCGCGATTGGCGGATCGCAGGCGATCCGGATCCACGAGGGTGACCTCCTCGAAGGTGCAAGCGATCCTCGCAAGGATGGCTGCGCTCTCGGTTACTGA
- a CDS encoding aminotransferase class I/II-fold pyridoxal phosphate-dependent enzyme, which translates to MNFPERFSNLPAYAFPRLRALLDHHTPGGDVVHMTIGEPKHAFPAWVTDVIAQNAAGFNSYPPNDGSDELRGAMCDWIARRYGVTLDPDGHVMALNGTREGLYNAAMALCPETKNDARPVVLIPNPFYQVYMVATISVGAEPVFVPATSATGHLPDYANLPEEVLNRTAVAYICSPANPQGAVASREYWADLVRLAEKYDFRIFADECYSEIYRDEAPVGALTVAQELGADPERVVLFNSLSKRSNLPGLRAGLIAGGPESIKRIKQLRAYSGAPIPGPLQAAAARVWADEAHVAENRALYQEKYRIADDVLGGLNGYMAPEAGFFLWLPVEDGEAAALKLWTETGVRVLPGAYLAQGEGTENPGKGYIRAALVAPAETTRAALTTLRACLYE; encoded by the coding sequence ATGAACTTCCCTGAGCGGTTTTCGAACCTGCCAGCCTATGCGTTCCCGCGTCTGCGGGCGTTGTTGGACCACCACACTCCCGGCGGGGATGTGGTGCATATGACCATTGGTGAGCCGAAACATGCGTTTCCGGCCTGGGTCACGGATGTCATCGCGCAGAATGCTGCCGGGTTTAACAGCTACCCGCCAAATGATGGATCTGACGAATTGCGCGGTGCCATGTGCGATTGGATTGCGCGCCGCTATGGTGTGACGTTGGATCCGGACGGCCACGTTATGGCGCTGAACGGAACCCGCGAAGGGCTCTATAATGCGGCCATGGCGCTTTGCCCGGAGACCAAGAATGACGCTCGGCCGGTGGTGCTGATCCCTAACCCGTTCTACCAAGTCTATATGGTGGCCACAATTTCGGTTGGGGCAGAGCCGGTCTTTGTGCCTGCAACCTCTGCCACTGGTCACTTGCCCGATTACGCAAACCTTCCCGAAGAGGTGCTGAACCGCACTGCGGTGGCCTATATCTGCTCTCCGGCGAATCCGCAGGGGGCTGTTGCCTCACGCGAGTACTGGGCTGATCTGGTGCGGCTGGCGGAAAAGTATGATTTCCGCATCTTTGCCGACGAATGCTACTCAGAGATCTACCGCGATGAAGCGCCTGTTGGCGCGCTTACCGTGGCGCAGGAACTGGGCGCCGATCCTGAGCGTGTGGTGCTGTTCAACTCCTTGTCGAAACGCTCGAACCTGCCGGGTCTGCGCGCGGGGCTGATCGCGGGGGGGCCGGAAAGCATCAAGCGTATCAAGCAGCTGCGCGCCTATAGCGGTGCCCCAATTCCCGGTCCCTTGCAGGCAGCGGCGGCGCGGGTCTGGGCGGATGAGGCTCATGTGGCGGAAAACCGTGCGCTTTATCAGGAAAAATACCGCATCGCGGACGATGTTCTGGGTGGCCTCAATGGATACATGGCGCCCGAAGCGGGCTTCTTCTTGTGGCTGCCGGTCGAGGATGGTGAGGCTGCAGCGCTAAAGCTCTGGACCGAGACGGGTGTGCGCGTTCTTCCTGGCGCCTACCTGGCGCAGGGCGAGGGGACAGAGAACCCCGGCAAAGGATATATCAGGGCGGCGCTTGTCGCCCCGGCAGAAACAACACGGGCGGCGCTGACCACATTGCGCGCGTGCCTTTACGAATAA
- a CDS encoding DNA translocase FtsK: MAFQTRSRDPLLDSNMQAAIEKRGKELIGIALLGCGLIAAAMIGSYTPDDPNWMVSTDAPVQNWMGRMGASIAAPLFMVVGWGGVAFAVTLLAWGIRFLLHRGSERAIARVVFAPVLVAVASVYAATLVPGAEWLSTHSFGLGGLFGDTVMGALLTLVPISSHFAVKLMSFLMALGMVALGVYVCGFSRAELTRAARFLLVGVVMVYGALASLLGRGASGGLQAAKAYREKRAARAEAAAAQSAAIAEAAAEPQMFETYPEDPTPAPTPEKAGLFARVPSLIRRADPDLTNAPMPQPELVEQEPSILDEDLPGDDRISQKIANAVRVRRAAGKVTEPDPNLPLTKGRGRRPEPLVFNADPSPHEGLPPEPPLTAAQAVASPEVSFEEGLAQVPAAPQAAAAETAVSTLPPAPAAARAAEPAGAMELPVAEPRKVVVEKPQRRAPEPSTRAKAEAQPSLAFEEADQDAFELPPLSLLSNPAAIERHHLSDEALEENARMLESVLDDYGVKGEIVSVRPGPVVTMYELEPAPGLKASRVIGLADDIARSMSALSARVSTVPGRSVIGIELPNDKREMVSFREILSSRDYGDGTQNLPLALGKDIGGDAVVADLSKMPHLLIAGTTGSGKSVAINTMILSLLYKLSPDECRLIMIDPKMLELSVYDGIPHLLSPVVTDPKKAVVALKWVVGEMEDRYRKMSKMGVRNIAGYNGRVKEALSKGEMFSRTVQTGFDDDTGEPVFETEEFAPEALPYIVVIVDEMADLMMVAGKEIEACIQRLAQMARASGIHLIMATQRPSVDVITGTIKANFPTRISFQVTGKIDSRTILGEMGAEQLLGMGDMLYMAGGAKITRCHGPFVSDEEVEEVVTHLKQFGPPAYVGTVLDGPDEEKADDIDAVLGLSTGGNTTGEDALYDSAVQIVIKDRKCSTSYIQRKLAIGYNKAARLVEQMEEEGLVSPANHVGKREILVPEQ, encoded by the coding sequence ATGGCATTTCAAACTCGCAGCCGGGATCCGTTGCTGGACAGCAATATGCAGGCAGCCATTGAAAAGCGTGGCAAGGAACTGATCGGCATTGCCCTTTTGGGGTGCGGTCTGATCGCGGCTGCGATGATCGGCTCGTACACACCGGATGATCCCAACTGGATGGTCTCCACGGATGCGCCTGTTCAGAACTGGATGGGCCGCATGGGCGCCTCGATTGCGGCGCCACTGTTCATGGTCGTGGGTTGGGGCGGTGTGGCCTTTGCCGTGACGCTCTTAGCTTGGGGGATCCGCTTCCTGCTGCATCGCGGATCGGAACGAGCGATTGCCCGGGTTGTTTTTGCGCCCGTTCTTGTTGCGGTGGCGTCGGTCTACGCTGCCACGCTGGTGCCCGGCGCGGAATGGTTGTCGACGCACAGCTTTGGTCTGGGCGGTCTTTTTGGCGATACGGTGATGGGCGCTTTGCTGACACTCGTGCCGATCAGTTCTCATTTCGCTGTAAAATTGATGTCGTTCCTGATGGCGCTGGGCATGGTCGCTCTGGGTGTCTATGTCTGCGGTTTCTCTCGTGCCGAATTGACGCGCGCCGCTCGCTTCCTGCTGGTTGGTGTGGTGATGGTCTACGGCGCACTGGCCAGCCTTCTGGGCCGTGGCGCCTCGGGTGGTTTGCAGGCTGCCAAGGCCTACCGCGAAAAGCGCGCTGCCCGCGCCGAAGCTGCAGCTGCACAAAGCGCGGCAATAGCCGAGGCAGCGGCAGAGCCACAGATGTTCGAAACATACCCCGAAGATCCCACGCCTGCGCCTACACCTGAAAAGGCAGGCTTGTTTGCGCGTGTGCCGAGCCTGATCCGCCGTGCTGATCCGGATCTGACGAATGCACCGATGCCGCAGCCGGAACTGGTGGAGCAAGAGCCGTCGATCCTGGACGAAGACTTGCCGGGAGATGACCGCATTTCCCAGAAGATTGCCAATGCCGTCCGGGTGCGCCGCGCTGCGGGCAAGGTGACGGAACCCGATCCTAATCTGCCCCTGACCAAGGGGCGCGGCCGTCGCCCAGAACCGCTGGTCTTCAATGCCGATCCGTCGCCGCATGAGGGGCTTCCGCCAGAACCGCCTCTGACAGCGGCGCAGGCCGTTGCTTCGCCGGAGGTCTCGTTCGAGGAAGGCCTTGCGCAGGTGCCAGCGGCGCCGCAGGCGGCTGCGGCTGAAACGGCCGTATCGACACTGCCGCCGGCGCCCGCGGCCGCACGGGCTGCTGAACCGGCTGGGGCGATGGAGCTTCCGGTGGCGGAGCCGCGCAAAGTTGTCGTGGAAAAACCTCAGCGACGCGCGCCTGAACCCTCCACCCGCGCCAAGGCAGAAGCCCAGCCGAGCCTTGCGTTTGAAGAGGCAGATCAGGATGCGTTCGAGCTGCCACCCCTGTCGCTATTGTCCAATCCGGCCGCCATTGAACGTCATCACCTGAGTGACGAAGCGCTGGAAGAGAACGCGCGGATGCTGGAATCGGTGCTGGATGACTATGGTGTAAAGGGTGAGATTGTTTCGGTCCGCCCCGGTCCCGTTGTTACCATGTATGAGTTGGAGCCTGCGCCTGGCCTCAAGGCGAGCCGGGTGATCGGTCTGGCAGATGACATCGCGCGCTCTATGTCTGCCTTGTCGGCCCGTGTTTCGACCGTGCCGGGGCGCTCGGTCATCGGGATCGAACTCCCGAATGACAAGCGCGAGATGGTCAGCTTCCGTGAAATCCTGTCGAGCCGCGATTATGGTGACGGCACCCAGAACCTGCCGCTGGCCCTGGGCAAGGACATTGGCGGTGATGCGGTCGTCGCTGATCTGTCGAAGATGCCTCACTTGCTGATCGCGGGTACCACCGGCTCCGGTAAGTCTGTTGCTATCAACACGATGATTCTGTCGCTGCTCTATAAGCTCAGCCCGGATGAATGCCGCCTGATCATGATCGACCCCAAGATGCTGGAGCTGTCCGTCTATGACGGCATCCCGCACCTCCTGTCGCCCGTGGTGACCGACCCGAAAAAGGCGGTTGTCGCCCTCAAATGGGTCGTGGGCGAGATGGAAGACCGCTATCGCAAGATGTCCAAGATGGGCGTGCGTAACATCGCCGGCTACAACGGTCGCGTGAAAGAGGCGCTGTCCAAGGGCGAGATGTTCTCCCGCACAGTGCAGACTGGTTTTGACGATGACACCGGCGAGCCAGTGTTCGAAACGGAAGAGTTCGCACCCGAGGCGCTGCCCTATATCGTTGTCATCGTGGACGAAATGGCCGACCTGATGATGGTTGCAGGCAAAGAGATCGAGGCCTGCATCCAGCGTCTGGCGCAAATGGCGCGGGCGAGCGGCATTCACCTGATCATGGCCACGCAGCGCCCCTCGGTTGACGTAATCACCGGCACCATCAAGGCGAACTTCCCGACCCGGATCTCCTTCCAGGTGACCGGAAAGATCGACAGCCGTACCATCTTGGGTGAGATGGGCGCCGAGCAACTCTTGGGCATGGGCGACATGCTCTATATGGCAGGGGGCGCCAAGATCACCCGCTGCCATGGACCCTTCGTCTCTGACGAAGAGGTCGAGGAAGTCGTCACCCACCTCAAGCAGTTCGGCCCGCCCGCCTATGTGGGCACAGTTCTGGATGGCCCGGATGAGGAAAAGGCCGACGATATCGACGCGGTTCTGGGCCTATCGACAGGTGGCAATACCACTGGTGAGGATGCGCTTTATGATTCTGCCGTGCAGATTGTGATCAAGGACCGCAAGTGCTCCACCTCCTACATCCAGCGCAAGCTGGCGATCGGTTACAACAAGGCTGCCCGGCTGGTGGAACAGATGGAAGAAGAGGGCCTCGTCTCTCCTGCAAACCACGTCGGCAAGCGCGAGATCCTTGTCCCTGAACAATAA
- a CDS encoding FAD-dependent monooxygenase produces the protein MMNSSDILIVGGGLNGPALALALAQTGHSVTVIDALPELALQDDGFDGRGYALALASKRLLDRIGVWPHVADKAQPMLEIKASDGHAGEGPAPFFIHFDHTEIEEGPMGYMVEDRFLRRAFLEAMKDEPLITTVNGRRVVAQSPDATGVIVTLDDGSELRGRLLVGSDGRKSGTAQRAGIKRSGWDYGQTALVCAIEHDKPHGGIAHQFFMPAGPLAILPLPGNRSSIVWSERTETAAAIHALDDAGYIAALKPRFGDFLGEISLAGKRFTYPLNLTVANSFIADRLALIGDAAHGMHPIAGQGLNAGLRDVGALAEVLTEATRRGEDIGSSLVLERYQQWRRFDTATLAMATDVFNKLFSNDNPLLRLGRDIAMGLAGALPGLRRGFMREAAGLTGDLPRLLQGKPI, from the coding sequence ATGATGAACAGCTCTGATATCCTGATTGTTGGCGGCGGGCTGAACGGCCCTGCGCTGGCGCTGGCGCTGGCCCAGACTGGCCACAGCGTGACCGTGATCGACGCCCTGCCCGAACTGGCCCTGCAAGACGACGGCTTCGACGGGCGCGGCTATGCGCTGGCGCTGGCCTCCAAACGCCTGCTCGACCGGATCGGCGTCTGGCCGCATGTGGCGGACAAGGCGCAGCCCATGCTCGAGATCAAAGCATCGGACGGTCACGCGGGCGAAGGACCCGCCCCTTTTTTCATTCACTTTGACCATACCGAGATCGAAGAAGGTCCCATGGGCTATATGGTCGAAGACCGCTTCCTGCGCCGTGCCTTCCTTGAGGCAATGAAGGACGAGCCCTTGATCACCACGGTGAATGGGCGCCGCGTGGTGGCCCAGTCGCCGGACGCAACCGGGGTTATCGTGACCCTGGATGACGGGTCCGAATTGCGTGGCAGGCTGCTGGTCGGCTCGGACGGGCGCAAAAGCGGCACTGCACAGCGCGCCGGGATCAAGCGCAGCGGCTGGGACTACGGGCAGACCGCACTGGTCTGCGCCATCGAACATGATAAGCCCCATGGCGGCATTGCTCATCAGTTCTTCATGCCCGCAGGGCCGCTGGCTATCCTGCCCCTTCCCGGCAATCGCTCCTCCATCGTCTGGAGCGAAAGGACCGAGACTGCCGCAGCCATACACGCGCTAGATGATGCCGGTTACATCGCAGCTCTGAAGCCTCGGTTCGGGGATTTCCTGGGCGAGATTTCACTGGCAGGCAAACGCTTCACCTATCCGCTGAACCTGACCGTCGCAAACAGCTTCATCGCGGATCGTCTGGCGCTGATCGGCGATGCCGCCCACGGGATGCACCCGATTGCCGGACAGGGCCTGAACGCGGGCCTGCGCGATGTGGGCGCGCTGGCCGAGGTGCTGACCGAGGCGACACGGCGGGGCGAGGATATTGGATCTTCACTTGTTCTGGAACGCTACCAGCAGTGGCGCCGGTTTGACACCGCGACACTGGCCATGGCCACGGATGTGTTCAACAAGCTCTTTTCCAACGACAACCCGCTTCTGCGGCTGGGCCGCGACATCGCTATGGGACTGGCAGGTGCCCTGCCCGGCCTGCGCCGAGGCTTCATGCGCGAGGCTGCCGGTCTTACCGGGGATCTACCCCGCTTGCTGCAAGGCAAGCCCATCTGA